One window of the Deltaproteobacteria bacterium genome contains the following:
- a CDS encoding DUF115 domain-containing protein, which produces MEDTNRLEQNLHLLARSRPQLAEEILGAPDLPEGMLFWTDSGYPNLRISIPGGKTKTLYLGEVPDFESQLKDTPSQKGEDTATVMLGFGLGFLANMFARRMDPNHPFIILEFDLRILKAAFRHTDLSPLLNHPKIYWIRNNEELEETFDKLQNDVVVRVHAAFRSVYMESQPALYQSLRQKIQNLIYHVTGSAKFVELRGLLTTANSIRNLPHRITNQGAGRLFGQFKGIPAVLIGGGPSLEHNLFHLRGYEDRVLIICSDSALRLTLAMGITPHFVTCIDPLELNLKKFEGVPVPPHVSLVCPPVVNCDILNQFPGPIFFHLRSRQDVLWSSPAIGDEGYLKPVTTVALLSLHLALSMGCDPIVLMGQDLAFSEDKTHAAGQDTWSYKSLPEETIVAVRDVWGREVKTVTQFLGFAQVFELEASTNRRRFINASESGISLKGYQPMRLKDALNSFCIRPEKRIQEPWWLEPARALDRSNALASMIESLERHNRTLKRLMQLCSKIKPSKVGSRFSISPKAVQSLDHICQNLPGWAPSLFLLAGTSATLLRWTIRTPPAEMARLFRRDMDAAFTFSEVARNKGPELLRALDEALQRLRLLAAAETGWEGESREHLHKLAHMMWKQKLPAVAQSLFQQVTTSEAHEDTISSRLEILLQMNQQVLVLREDWLEKNRSTSRKAAQILERAHLQQEAWNRYVRIVREKYVPREADPRQILSQGALFYFRAGNVKHADALLSAYVSRYGETGAALCLKGEFLLGSAKWDQALPTLRRAAELEPNNPKALKLLGRACLETGSMDKAESCLLKAIEADPDDVQTHETLAELYFRSQRVKDALATLERALERFPSSFFLREKLDMVRGVRSPDLEPTSS; this is translated from the coding sequence ATGGAAGACACGAATCGACTCGAGCAGAATCTCCACCTCCTTGCGAGGAGTCGGCCCCAACTGGCGGAAGAAATCCTCGGAGCCCCCGACTTGCCGGAAGGCATGCTGTTTTGGACCGATTCCGGATATCCGAATCTCCGCATATCCATTCCCGGCGGAAAGACCAAAACCCTATACCTGGGTGAAGTACCGGATTTCGAGTCCCAGCTGAAGGATACCCCTTCCCAAAAGGGGGAAGACACCGCAACGGTAATGCTCGGCTTCGGCCTGGGTTTTCTGGCGAACATGTTCGCCCGGCGCATGGATCCGAACCACCCTTTTATCATACTTGAATTCGACCTGCGTATCCTTAAGGCCGCCTTCCGCCATACCGATCTCTCCCCACTGCTCAACCATCCGAAGATTTACTGGATACGGAATAACGAAGAACTGGAAGAGACGTTCGACAAACTGCAAAACGACGTAGTGGTGCGGGTCCACGCCGCTTTTCGCTCGGTGTATATGGAATCCCAACCGGCTCTTTACCAGTCATTGCGGCAGAAAATACAAAACCTGATCTACCACGTCACCGGATCGGCAAAATTTGTCGAACTTCGAGGTCTTCTCACCACTGCGAACAGTATACGAAACCTCCCTCACAGGATCACGAATCAGGGCGCCGGCAGACTCTTCGGCCAATTCAAGGGGATTCCCGCCGTACTCATCGGAGGCGGTCCCAGCCTGGAACACAACCTGTTTCACCTGCGGGGTTATGAAGACCGGGTTCTGATCATCTGCTCCGACAGCGCGCTCAGGCTCACCCTGGCCATGGGAATCACTCCCCACTTCGTTACATGTATCGACCCTCTCGAACTTAATCTTAAGAAATTTGAAGGCGTTCCCGTTCCTCCCCATGTGTCCCTGGTATGCCCTCCGGTGGTGAATTGCGATATCCTCAATCAATTTCCGGGTCCTATCTTTTTTCATCTCAGGAGCCGCCAGGACGTGCTGTGGTCGTCTCCGGCCATCGGAGACGAGGGATACCTGAAACCGGTCACCACCGTAGCCCTCCTATCCCTGCACCTGGCTCTTTCCATGGGTTGTGACCCCATCGTTCTTATGGGTCAGGATCTCGCGTTCTCGGAGGACAAGACGCATGCGGCAGGTCAGGACACATGGTCGTACAAAAGCTTGCCTGAAGAGACCATCGTAGCGGTGCGGGACGTGTGGGGCAGGGAAGTCAAGACGGTTACCCAGTTCCTGGGCTTCGCTCAGGTCTTCGAGCTGGAGGCCTCGACGAACCGGCGGCGGTTCATCAACGCCTCGGAGAGCGGCATCTCACTCAAAGGCTACCAGCCGATGCGGCTCAAAGACGCTCTGAACTCGTTCTGCATTCGGCCCGAAAAACGGATTCAAGAGCCCTGGTGGCTAGAGCCCGCTAGGGCGTTGGACCGGTCGAACGCCCTAGCTTCCATGATCGAATCCTTGGAACGGCATAATCGGACACTTAAACGGTTGATGCAGCTTTGTAGCAAGATCAAGCCTTCGAAAGTCGGGAGCAGGTTTTCAATCAGCCCCAAGGCCGTCCAATCTCTGGACCATATCTGTCAGAACCTACCCGGTTGGGCTCCATCCCTGTTTCTGCTTGCCGGGACTTCAGCCACCTTGCTGAGATGGACCATACGGACCCCGCCCGCGGAGATGGCGAGACTATTCCGTCGAGACATGGACGCGGCGTTCACGTTTTCAGAGGTGGCCCGCAACAAAGGTCCCGAGCTGCTACGCGCACTGGATGAAGCCTTGCAGCGTCTCAGGCTCCTTGCGGCAGCCGAAACCGGTTGGGAGGGAGAATCCCGGGAGCATCTCCACAAGCTGGCGCACATGATGTGGAAACAGAAGTTGCCGGCAGTCGCCCAATCTCTGTTTCAGCAAGTTACGACATCAGAGGCCCATGAGGATACCATCTCTTCCCGACTGGAGATTTTGCTGCAAATGAATCAACAAGTGCTTGTACTCCGGGAGGATTGGCTCGAGAAGAATCGATCAACCTCCCGGAAGGCCGCGCAAATCCTGGAACGGGCTCATCTTCAGCAGGAGGCATGGAACCGGTACGTCCGGATCGTTCGGGAAAAATACGTCCCCAGAGAAGCCGATCCACGGCAGATTCTCAGCCAGGGGGCTCTTTTCTACTTCAGGGCCGGGAACGTCAAACACGCGGACGCCCTGCTTTCCGCCTATGTGTCTCGATACGGCGAGACAGGCGCCGCCCTCTGTCTGAAAGGCGAATTCCTCCTGGGCTCGGCCAAATGGGACCAGGCCCTGCCGACGTTGAGACGAGCCGCCGAACTCGAGCCGAACAACCCCAAAGCGCTGAAGCTCCTGGGCAGGGCTTGTTTGGAAACGGGTTCCATGGACAAGGCCGAATCCTGCCTGCTCAAGGCGATCGAGGCCGATCCCGACGATGTTCAGACCCACGAGACCCTAGCCGAACTCTATTTTCGTTCTCAGCGAGTCAAAGATGCGCTTGCGACTCTGGAACGAGCCTTGGAACGGTTTCCGTCCA